A genomic window from Brassica oleracea var. oleracea cultivar TO1000 chromosome C8, BOL, whole genome shotgun sequence includes:
- the LOC106310704 gene encoding GTPase LSG1-1 has translation MLTCSHVTVFRLEENEKLVLTPFEKNLDICRQLWRVLERSDLIVMVVDARDTLFYRCPDLEAYAREIDEHKKLMLLVN, from the exons ATGCTTACTTGTTCTCATGTGACTGTGTTTAGGCTAGAGGAAAACGAAAAGCTTGTGTTGACTCCATTCGAAAAGAACCTCGACATCTGTAGACAGCTTTGGCGAGTGCTTGAACGTAGTGACTTG ATTGTTATGGTAGTTGATGCTAGAGATACACTCTTCTACCGTTGTCCTGATCTTGAG GCATATGCTCGAGAGATCGATGAGCATAAGAAACTCATGCTTCTAGTTAATTAA